TAGGAAAAAGATGTTTCTGTGTTGAGCACACGAACAATACAGGATTCATTTCGGAAGGTGATACCTCAGGCATAACTGAAGTTTCAGTTGGGTATCCAGAGGTCCCACATGCAGAAAGATTGTGTTCATTTCCATTCACTGAAAAACCATGGCTGTAGCCAGAGAGAGGACAACAGTTGTGCAGTTCCTCGTACCAGTTGTCGAAGGGGTAACCCTGGCGGGGCTGGAACTCCTGCTTCACtctaggcagaggggagggagacaacAGGAATGACATCACCAACCCAGGCAGCAGAACCATTCAAAACCCCagggctctttctccttccctagaAGTTCAGAGTAAGTATGGTGGACATTTACTTTTATTCGGTTTCTTCTTAAGGTGAAGAAAACTCTTTGTAAATGTCCTAGAGAAGTATAGTacctttctttttaccttttgcaaGTAAAAAGGGTGGATCGTTCCACTActgacacatgcaaaaaaaaaaaagtatgatgtCTGCTTTAACTGTGTAAGAACACCAATTTTTAAAGCAACAGTTTGTAAATTGctaaaaattatataagaaacaGAACACAAACGACCTTCATTTTCATTTGGAGTAGGAAAAAACACCTCACCTTTGCCAGTACCAGTAATAATGATTTTGTTGAACTACGTCAAAACCTGCAAAACTCTCCTGTCCCGCCATTTATCCAGAAACTTGATAAAATTTCGGGTTGAGATGAGGAACCCACAGTTTTTACTCCTGAGTCAGAATTTCCAGCTCAAGGGCTAACACCTCTCAACCCGACAAGTAACTCTCACAACTGCCTCAGAGAGTAGCAATTCCTGCTTGGCAATTAACTGTTTGACTTTCAGGTTAATGGGGTTAaggcctgggtgggggcaggagtgcAGAGAGTCACCTGGAGGAACGTCGGGAAATGATTCAGCAAACCACCTGGCTTTGAGTTGTCAGGCTTGGGGAAGCCGGCCAGAGCCCAGGGGGATGGAGGAGGAATATGTGTTGGGCAACTGAGAAGGACGTGGAAGTCTCCACCCCACCTATGTAGGAGGGTCACTTTTAATGCAAGACAAATACCACAATTTGATGCTTCCCTTCTCAGTTCAGTTATCTGCAAATAGAACTAGCACGaagtggagggtttttttttagtacCTCCTGCAGGTTGAAATCATCTCAACCTGCTGGTGGGAAAAACTGGTACAtctcactcacatacacacacaacttaATTCGactacaggaaaaagaaaaagaaagaaaaaaaatctgtggtatttttttttaaagagcacagTAAGCTTCCCAAAGCTTTCCATTCACATTCGCATTGCCTGTGCATGTTGTTTAAAATGTAGGTTCTGATTCAAAAGATCTGGAGGGGAGCCTCTGATTCTGCCTTTCTAGCCAGTTCCCACGCACTTTAAGTAGAAAGGCTACATAAGGTGTCAAAAGTTAAGATAACTTTTGAGTCTAAAAAGGAACAGTTAGGGTTTGGCAATTTCACTAAAGCTTGTTAACAACTACTCCACTGTTAATGAACTATTCCACTATTCAAGTGCTTGATGTATTCTGTATGTAcctgtaataagaaaaataataatcatgaTGAGTTTAAATCATTTACccattatttattgagcacctactagacACAAAGCAGGGTGATTGGCACTGGTGATATAGTCGAGCTTACATTCCAGTGGATTTCTCAATGTCTTCAAGGGAGATGTCATTGATTAGCAGCTGTGACACACATTGCTAGGTGCCACccgattttgtttccttttcttccttaataACAGAACCCTGAATTAATTCAGGGGCAGCAATAGGCCCCTTTAAAAGACTACATTTCCTAGCTTCCCGCTCCCAGGGAGATGTGGCCAGGTGGCCAAAATCTGgctaataaaatgtaaataagaacTATTATAAGGAGATTGAGTAAAACTGTGTAAGTTTGCTTAGCTAGAAGGCCTTTATGTCCTCCACCCTTTCCCCAAGCCTAGGGCTGAGATTACAGATATGATGGCTGGAGGCAAATTAACTCTGCACTTATCTTGGCCTATGAGATAATGTTGAGGAATACATCCTGCACGCACATACAGGACTGGATAGAGAGAACGGGCCTGTCCCCCAATGACTATGGACTAACTCCCTGTACCAGCCCGACTGGCTTACCTCCAGATTTCTTTTAAGAAGTAAATGTCTTGTTTAAGCCCATATTGTTTTAAGTTATATGAAGTTAAACAGAATTCTTAACTACTATAACAACTTAGACATCAAATAAAACATAGGTTAAggattttcattttgtaaaaacttTAATACTGtagttttttcccttctcttatttttggactttttttttgtaaaaacaaaatcagaatttGGGCTATGAATGGGTGAGAGATGAAGTTGTAGTTGGAAAGGATTGTGGGAGTTGATCATTGATAATAAGGTTATGTAAGGAGGCCGAGGAAGGGAAAGGCCAATGTAGCAGGTTAAAACCACCTGGGGGACAGGGCAGGCAGACCACCTAGAAAGATGGCaggagctgaggcacagaggaccATGAACAAGGCTCCAGAGATGGAGATAAACATTCAAGGGTTTGCGACAAGAAAGGGTTCACAAATATTGTTTTGCTTTCTAAAAGCTTCAAATGCAAGCCTCATATTTCACCTGGGTTAGTCCCATGAAGGAGGTGGAGCAAATTTATATCATGGTAGGCCACTGGCCAGTGTCCAGGGGAAGTAGcccactctctctgcttccctcagCTCTACGTGTAAAGGAGACCAAAGTCCTCTGGGAATATAAGCAACATGCAACCTCTGCAGTCCTAAAACTTAACAGACTTGATACCTGTTACATTGAGAACGAATATTTGGGCAGGAATATTAGAGTCACGTGCTACTTCTAATAGGGCTGCTTTTTCTCCACTGTATCCTGCTTAGTCCAGTATATCCACTTCACCACCACCCCTACCCACTGCCCGCCCCCCAAAAAAGACAAGCTGGCTGTTCTTTCTTTAGGAAACAAAAgccaggcattcaataaatatgttgaaagaatgaataaataaatgcatgactTAAACATAAAAAGCTTTCAATCagtaatttaaaagcaaaactaaaaaccCTGTTGTATTTTAGTGTTAATGAACTCTCAACAGTGGTTGTTTCTTGGCAACTGCAGTTTTCACAAGAGTGAGATTAAATAGCTTCTTATATTCTGTGTTTGGAAAAGGGAGCAGGAAGTATGTTCAGTTTGAATCCAGTTGAACAGGtatataattttgtgttgtttttctttagacAATGGAAAACCACCGTTCTGTCAAAGAGAATATACCCGAGGAAAtagaaaaagcagcagcagcactagATCTACTATTACATACTTGTGTGGTTTTCAAAAAGTTCCTTTTCTGGACCTATTTCAGCATTTATAACAGACTTCATTAATGTATTTTAACTTTAATGAGGTCctaatctttttgaaaatataacaaaattttatCAGTGCTCTTCTGCAAAAATGTGCATacatgccctggctgctgtggcttagtggactgagtgctggcctgtgaaccagagggttgcaggtgtgattcccagtcagggcccatgcctgagttgtgggccaggtccccagtagggtgcgcgccaaaggcaaccacacattgacattactctccctcttcctcccttcccctctctaaaaataaacaagatcttttaaagaaatgtacATACACAATTGTGTATATAATTTCAGGGGATTCATTAACTCCCTAGGAGTAGAAACACCTGAACCTCATGCTAAGGTCATCTGAGCTCTGTAATTGGTTCCATCAATTTCTGacagggaaaacaaaaagaataaaataaaccactTTGAGTTATGTTTATGTTGCTTACACTATGGTTTTCATTCTAGAACCAGCTATACTCTAAAAGATTGGAGCAAAAGACTTTTTCCAGCTACAAGGCTCTTCTCTAAAATGTCCAATATTTAAGCAGGTAGAAGTGTGACGGTCTGGTAATAAATGCCGGTTATAGTAATTATCCTGTTACAgtgatgttaaaattttaatttttaaaaatgttaaatgaatacTAACTCTTCACAAACAGCAGCTGAGATTTCCCTGGGGTAATGAGGCAGGGCACCAGGAGCATTCCagaagcaacagaatatacaaaGCATggattttgaaacaattttattcaaagtttgtttgttttctttttggatgAGAGAAAATTACTTTTATACTAAACAGATGGATCACAGAGTAAAATGCAAAAaggtcctttttttaaagataaaatatgagaCTTCAAAGAAATGTCCTGCTTACTCATTCTTTGTCGCATGCCCAAGGGACACTCACTCCAGCAATTCACATTCCTGACCTTAGTGGTTCTTTGGAGATAACAGTTAAGAAACAGTAaataggaaataattaaaatagtaaggTAACTTGAGTTTTTGTAACACTGTAAGATAATTAGCACAAGGCAAAGGAGTTACTATAAAACAGCGaatgcctattgtaaattgtgctgctacgaacattggggtgcctaggttcttttgaattggtgtttcagggtccttagggtataatcccagcagcagaattgctgggtcaaaggacagttccatttttagttttctgaggaaattccatactgttttccacagtggccacaccagtctgcattcccaccaacaacgtactagggttaccttttctccgcattctctccaacacttgtttgttcatttgtttatgttggccccaatgttcatagcagcacaatttacaatagctaaatactggaagcaacctaagtgcccatcagcaaacgagtggatcaaaaaactacggtacatttacacaatggaattctatgcagcagagagaaagaaggagcttataccctttgcgacaacatggatggaactggagagcattaggctaagtgaaataaaccagacggtgagggacaaataccatatgatctcacctttaactggaacataatcaacagaagaaaaaagcaaacaaagtataaccagagtcattgaagttgagaacaatctaacaatagccagagggaaggggtttcaggaactactataaaggacatatggacaaaaccaagggggagggtggaagcaggggagggaggtgggtttggctagggtagggtagaggggtggggagaaaatgcagacaactgtaattgaacaacaataaaataatttaaaaattgaaaaaaaaaaacccaaagcaccattaaaaaaaaaggaaactcataGAAaaaactggtggttgccagagaggagagggagatgggTTACTAggtgaaagaggggaagggactatGAAGTAcagctacaaaatagtcatgaggaagTAAGTaaaacataggaaatatagtcaataatattgataACCATATATGGTGCCAGTTGAGGTACTGTAAATATGGAGGGAAACAGTATGTAAATTAAATGATTGCCTAACTACTAAGCTGTATACCTGAGACCAAtacataatgataataataaaagaaactatTGCTGAAGCTTTTCCTaattctaacacacacacacccccctcaaAAATAGCGAATGACTACGCTGGttttccagagacagaaagtttACATTTCAGTGCCTGGGGAGTGTTTACTGTGGAATCGCCAAAGTGAACAGAAGGCAAGGCCTTCCTTGTACTATGACACCAAGGCAACCAAAGCAAAATCATTTGTGTAAGACCCAGCATCAAGTAAAACAGAACgtatttgttaaaaacaaataatgtacCGACAAAACACTAGAGAACAAAAGTTCTTGTAAACAGGTGTGCTACAGAATTAGCACTAAATGGGGTTTGAAGAATCGACCTTGATGAATGCATCTACCTCCTGCTTGCTTGAAAAATCGACCTGCTGTGGCGTTTATGTGACGAATTACACATTCCAAGACTTACTCTGTTGGAAGTTTGTGCGAAGATGTCATTTTAACACATCCCTGAATCTCCAAACCTCATGAAAAATCTCAAACGTCAATTAAAGCCATTTTGCTTTTAACGTTTGACTTTGCACTTAGGCTGGGCAGGTGGTGAAAATGAGATTTCTTTCTGGAATGCTCACAACGGACGGTTGCGCCTTTCTTCCTCCGCTGGCCCACTGGGCCCTGGCGTTTGAAAAGGGAAGCAAGCTGGAAGGTAAGGTATGCAGGGCGGGACTGCCCGGCCTGAGCACGCCCCGAGACGGGGAGCGAACGAACTTTTGGGGCCACCCGCTCTGGTAACCGCGAACGCCCAATCCCACGCCCTCAATGCCCTGCCACCAGACAATATGAGAAAGACAGCTTCATTCTACTGTTTGCTGCACAAAAAGGAAACCTAACTCCACCGCGTGTCACAGCCCGAAACGGAGAACGGTCCATACAAACCAACTGAGCGTTGCCCGGGGCCGGGTCCCCGCCCCCGACGGAAGCTGCCTCGCCCCCTCCTTAGATGTCACAGAAATGAGGGGCTTTCGCGAGGAAGTCCCGCCCACTCTCCTTAGACGAACCTAACCCAAGGCTTCCTAGAATATGCCTGCTcatccccatttttttttcctcatatcAGTTAGAACCTCCGCATGTGGCCTCTTTCCTTATTCTCCGCTTGAAAATTGTTTATGATTTCAAGCGCTGAAACCGTTTCCGCTGATGCAGGCACCTAAAAGGCAGCCCCGCGGCATGACGTTTATTTGAGCGCCGGTGGAGGAAGGACCCTCTTCCGCTTGCAACCGTTTTAGTCTCCGCCCCTCAGAACGCTGCTTGCTGAAGAAGCACGTGTGCTTCTGAATGGAGCTGGTCGCTGGTTGCTACGAGCAGGTCCTTTTTGGGTTCGCTGTACACCCGGAGCGCACGACAAGCGGCTGCCGCGAGGTAAGAGCCGATTCGCCGGAGTGCCGGAGGTGTGGACGGGGAAAGGTCAGGTACGGTTCCTGTACGGCCAGGGTAAACGCAAAACCAGAGGTGAACACACTGTGTCACTTCTTAGGGATTAATTGACAAATCAAACTCAGGAAACTTAAGGATAGGTTAGCTTTTTAATACATGGaacaggcagccctggctggtgttgctcaatggattgagtgctggcctgcgaaccaaagactcgccggttcgattcccagtccgagcatattcctgggttgtgggccaggtccctaggagGGGGAGCACGAGACGCAACcgttcgatgtttctctctttctcttttcccgtctaaaaataagtaaattaaaaaaaaaacatggagcaGGCAACTCATGAAACAAGATAATGCCTTTCATTCATGACTGCGGTGTACAAAGGAAGGTGGCATTTCTGTGAAGGAGCAAATGGGTTGTAGATTATGTATTTAAGGGTGGCTCCCATAAATTGGCAGCCAGTTTACATGTTTGCTCTTTCACTGAATTTCTGTCCTGGAGTTTTACAAAATATTAGAGGTGGATCAAGATGACACCAGCTCATTATTGCATCCTTACTGTGAGGCCACTACTAGCAACGAAGGTGGAAGGAAGCCAAGGGTATGGATCCTGTACTGGATACCTTCCCGGCATAAAGGGGCAAGGACTGGAAGACAAATGCATGGAGAGAAATTACAACAAAATACAAGTATTTTATAAGATGTATGAGTTTAAAAAACGAATTGCCTGTAGTCAGACAGGGTACACACAGGactaaaaataagatattttagtCCAGGACTATTTTTTCACCTTAGCAATCCTAGGTATCTCTTAGAAACCTATTTCATTGAGgttcattctttctctgtctttttttttttaagaaaagcaatcttttttttttttttaagacttatttttagagagaggggaa
This DNA window, taken from Desmodus rotundus isolate HL8 chromosome 3, HLdesRot8A.1, whole genome shotgun sequence, encodes the following:
- the C3H6orf52 gene encoding putative uncharacterized protein C6orf52 homolog isoform X1, which encodes MAGQESFAGFDVVQQNHYYWYWQRVKQEFQPRQGYPFDNWYEELHNCCPLSGYSHGFSVNGNEHNLSACGTSGYPTETSVMPEETTALVENQDEDQDEEDPNLHLNIEELNKDFMAKSEELYDSLMDCHWQPLDTVHSKIPDETSQKPDVH
- the C3H6orf52 gene encoding putative uncharacterized protein C6orf52 homolog isoform X2, with translation MTSSHKLPTEVKQEFQPRQGYPFDNWYEELHNCCPLSGYSHGFSVNGNEHNLSACGTSGYPTETSVMPEETTALVENQDEDQDEEDPNLHLNIEELNKDFMAKSEELYDSLMDCHWQPLDTVHSKIPDETSQKPDVH